TGTCTAATGCACCTGCCATAATAATAAAGGAACGGAGCCCGCATTCACCTGCATTTTCGCAAAATTCTTCATCAAAGGTTAAAAGACGGAGAAAATCACCTTTAGATACAGCTGATGTAACATCTTTATCAAACATTGGGCCTTCTTCCGCATATCCATATGGCCCCTCATCCTTAAGCATATGGGATAAATCGCCGCTTGCTATTATTACTGTTTTCTTGCCGGTTTCTTCTGCTGTTTTTGCTATACATTTTCCAAAGTTATAGTGTTCTACAGGAGATAAGCCTGATATTGATATGCGAACGATTTTGTAATCAGTATAGTACTTATTGATAAAATATAAAGGAATCATAGTTCCATGATCTAAGGACTTTCTTTTTTCTCCTAACGTTCCGGCAGGGATTCCTTCAATTTCTGCCGATAAAGATAAATTCTTTATAAAATCTTGGTCATATTCAGCTTCAAAGCTTATATCGGATCTTCCGAATTCTCTAAAGTCACCCTTAGCTTTATTCCCAGGGGAGACATGAATATAGTCAGAATACATTATTGAGTGAGGTGTAGTAATTACAATGGTTTCGGGTTTTATTTTGCCGATTTCTTCAGCTATTTTGTTATATGCCTTGACAGTTTTGGCAATCTTTATTTCTTGCCCGTTTCCAACCTTTGGGATAATTAACGGTGGATGTGGGACAATATATGCATTTACAATTGACATTTTATCACTCCTTTGAATTACTTATCTTTATCATATTATAACATATATTTGATAAATTAGACTCTAAAAAGTAAGATACAGAAGTATAAACAGGCATGTAGTAAATGATGATGCAAAAAAACATAACAGCTCTTTCTAAAATAGTGTCACCAAAGAAAGAGCTGTTACTAAAATATTTTAAGATTTTTTACAACTAGAAATAAATTATCAGCTTATTTTATACACATCGCTGAATAATACATGCTTTATTTTGTGAAGTTCTTTATCTGATAAATTCTGCGGATAATGCATTAGCCTCAGTGCCGGTTTGATATCTGTTTTCCTCAGCGGCGGTTGTACATATTCAATATTGCTTAACGTAAATCCCAAGCGTTTGTAAAATTCTATCCTGCGCTTTGCAATAGGAGTATTATTAGCTTCAACTTCTATAACAACCGGGCCTTTTACAGATTTTAAATAGTTGTGCATTATTTTAGTTCCCATTCCACTTCCCCTTAAATCAGGGGTTACACAAAAATGCTCAATGTAATGAACATACTTAAAAATCCATTCTGCAATAAATG
Above is a window of Sedimentibacter sp. MB35-C1 DNA encoding:
- the amrA gene encoding AmmeMemoRadiSam system protein A, with protein sequence MSIVNAYIVPHPPLIIPKVGNGQEIKIAKTVKAYNKIAEEIGKIKPETIVITTPHSIMYSDYIHVSPGNKAKGDFREFGRSDISFEAEYDQDFIKNLSLSAEIEGIPAGTLGEKRKSLDHGTMIPLYFINKYYTDYKIVRISISGLSPVEHYNFGKCIAKTAEETGKKTVIIASGDLSHMLKDEGPYGYAEEGPMFDKDVTSAVSKGDFLRLLTFDEEFCENAGECGLRSFIIMAGALDKKAVSSELLSYEGPFGVGYAVASFEIKGEDENRGFADMFNKKEEERLKHIMSNEDEYVRLARSSLENYVLNQKKINIPEDLPVEMSQKQAGVFVSLKLNGQLRGCIGTIIPTTDSIANEIIQNAISSGLEDPRFSPVTKKELNKIEYSVDILGEKEAISSMNELDPKKYGVIVSKGRKSGLLLPNLEGIDVPEQQVSIALKKAGIDSNENYRMERFEVVRHK
- a CDS encoding GNAT family N-acetyltransferase — translated: MEIVKPKEFYDVYRLMQESFPSEEYRSFDGELDLFNKQNYKVMALRSDNEVQAFIAEWIFKYVHYIEHFCVTPDLRGSGMGTKIMHNYLKSVKGPVVIEVEANNTPIAKRRIEFYKRLGFTLSNIEYVQPPLRKTDIKPALRLMHYPQNLSDKELHKIKHVLFSDVYKIS